A stretch of Clostridiales bacterium DNA encodes these proteins:
- a CDS encoding GNAT family N-acetyltransferase produces the protein MMNELKLIKPSKNLQSDIWNYRQECFDYGETRINGSCGISFFDNFDEWLQLVLSIEKDKSSRENIHASTFFSLRKSDNKIIGSIQFRHTLTEELKRHGGHIGYEIRPSERRKGYAKQQLLLVLDIARQMRIPKVMISCDKDNISSARTAISCGGVLTWEGLYKNKIEQIYWIDIVK, from the coding sequence TGATAAAACCGTCAAAAAATTTGCAAAGCGATATCTGGAACTATCGGCAGGAATGTTTTGATTATGGTGAAACTAGAATAAACGGAAGTTGTGGGATAAGTTTTTTTGACAATTTTGATGAATGGTTACAACTTGTTCTTTCTATCGAAAAAGATAAATCGTCGAGAGAAAACATTCATGCAAGCACTTTTTTCTCATTAAGAAAGAGCGATAATAAAATAATCGGCTCTATTCAGTTTAGGCATACTCTTACTGAGGAATTAAAACGTCACGGCGGACATATCGGATATGAAATCCGTCCGAGCGAGAGAAGAAAGGGATATGCCAAGCAACAATTGCTATTGGTTTTAGATATCGCACGTCAAATGAGAATCCCGAAAGTGATGATATCCTGTGACAAAGATAATATATCTTCTGCCAGAACAGCTATAAGCTGCGGCGGAGTATTAACATGGGAAGGATTATATAAGAATAAAATTGAGCAGATTTACTGGATAGACATTGTCAAATAA
- the ytxC gene encoding putative sporulation protein YtxC, producing MVLLSVGYFTEGCDVYEKMDRLASYYKAKGIGMGLVENDSGNLHFIKCVIKDPGSEFNKKQFKDNFYIYAADIIYQMIIENFQVKLISKIIKENYCFLQDNEVSNIADSCIQVLKGLTPASGSEYIYYKNIKENTKEKLLQYFNESNEIILEGFVRFRMKNFRNEIEDLSDKIVEEYLVDREYNEFIKLLKYFVDIQESSIDIINIVVESDGNYSMYDGMRNEITKDILKNILNESSKSDIDSDDLLISSLITAAPKYIIFHNLYNIKNKDIIETIKNVFCERVKICTGCSLCIGKNPAHKY from the coding sequence TTGGTACTTCTATCGGTAGGTTATTTTACTGAGGGATGCGATGTATATGAAAAAATGGACCGGCTTGCAAGTTATTATAAGGCAAAAGGTATAGGGATGGGATTAGTTGAAAACGATAGCGGCAATTTACATTTTATAAAGTGTGTAATAAAAGATCCGGGAAGCGAATTCAACAAAAAACAATTTAAAGATAACTTTTATATATATGCGGCGGATATAATATATCAGATGATTATAGAAAATTTTCAAGTAAAATTAATAAGCAAAATTATTAAAGAAAATTATTGCTTTTTGCAGGATAATGAGGTTTCAAACATTGCAGACAGTTGTATTCAGGTTTTGAAGGGTTTAACTCCTGCATCAGGCAGTGAATATATATATTATAAAAATATAAAAGAGAATACAAAAGAAAAGTTATTGCAATATTTTAATGAAAGCAACGAGATAATACTTGAAGGTTTTGTAAGGTTTAGAATGAAAAATTTTCGCAACGAAATTGAAGATTTGTCTGACAAAATCGTAGAGGAATACTTGGTTGATAGAGAATATAATGAGTTTATAAAACTCTTAAAATATTTTGTTGATATACAGGAAAGCAGCATAGATATAATCAATATTGTGGTGGAAAGCGATGGAAATTACAGCATGTACGACGGAATGCGCAATGAGATAACAAAGGATATCCTGAAAAATATTTTGAATGAAAGCAGCAAAAGCGATATAGACAGCGATGATTTACTTATAAGTTCGTTGATAACAGCGGCGCCTAAATATATAATTTTCCATAATCTCTATAATATCAAAAACAAAGATATAATAGAAACTATAAAAAATGTTTTCTGTGAAAGGGTCAAGATCTGTACGGGATGCAGCCTTTGTATCGGCAAAAATCCGGCACACAAGTATTGA
- a CDS encoding iron-containing alcohol dehydrogenase — protein MNFNYYIPTKILFGPGKLKELTKENLPGKKALIVISSGNSMKKYGYLDHLTGILKSKNINYVIFDKVLPNPIKSHVMEAAEIAKRENCDFVIGLGGGSSIDSAKAIAVMAKNSGDYWDYVNGGTGRGLPVKNGVLPIVAITTTAGTGTEADPWMVITKEDTNEKIGFGNESTFPVLSVVDPELMLSIPKHLTAYQGFDALFHATEGYIANIATPISDAYALKSIELISKYLPECVKNGNNIEARTYVALANTLSGFVESTSSCTSEHSMEHALSAYHPNLPHGAGLIMLSESYYTFFASKIPEKFITMAKVMGVDMDFIDIDKRPMAFVKALVKLQKDCDVNNLKMSDYGINQEEIPHLAENARKTMGGLFELDPYKLSLEETVNIIKKAYK, from the coding sequence ATGAATTTCAACTATTATATACCGACAAAGATCCTATTCGGCCCTGGTAAATTAAAAGAACTTACAAAAGAGAACCTTCCCGGTAAAAAAGCCTTGATAGTCATAAGTAGCGGAAATTCCATGAAAAAATACGGATATCTTGACCACTTAACCGGAATATTAAAAAGCAAAAATATCAACTATGTAATATTTGATAAAGTATTGCCTAATCCAATTAAATCCCATGTAATGGAAGCCGCAGAAATTGCAAAAAGAGAAAACTGTGATTTCGTAATAGGACTTGGGGGAGGCAGCAGCATCGACTCGGCAAAAGCAATAGCCGTGATGGCAAAAAATTCTGGAGATTACTGGGATTATGTGAACGGTGGAACCGGCAGGGGATTGCCTGTAAAAAATGGAGTCCTGCCAATAGTTGCCATAACAACAACCGCCGGCACAGGTACGGAAGCAGATCCATGGATGGTTATAACTAAAGAAGATACTAACGAAAAAATAGGTTTTGGCAATGAATCTACCTTTCCTGTTTTATCCGTCGTCGATCCGGAACTTATGCTGTCGATACCAAAGCATCTTACGGCTTATCAGGGGTTTGACGCCCTATTCCACGCCACCGAGGGTTATATTGCAAATATAGCGACGCCTATCAGCGACGCTTATGCTTTAAAAAGCATAGAATTAATATCGAAATATCTGCCTGAGTGTGTAAAGAATGGAAACAACATAGAGGCTCGTACCTACGTAGCGCTTGCAAATACTTTATCGGGATTTGTAGAATCTACTTCAAGCTGTACATCCGAGCACTCAATGGAACACGCTCTGAGCGCATATCACCCTAATCTTCCTCATGGAGCCGGACTTATAATGCTGTCGGAGAGCTATTATACTTTCTTTGCTTCAAAAATTCCTGAAAAGTTCATAACTATGGCAAAAGTAATGGGAGTAGATATGGACTTTATCGATATAGACAAACGTCCCATGGCATTTGTGAAAGCCCTGGTAAAACTCCAGAAAGATTGCGATGTTAATAATCTTAAAATGTCTGACTATGGAATCAACCAGGAAGAAATACCCCATCTTGCAGAAAATGCACGTAAAACCATGGGGGGATTATTTGAATTGGATCCATATAAGTTATCTCTCGAAGAGACTGTAAATATTATCAAAAAAGCATATAAATAA